The following proteins are encoded in a genomic region of Ornithodoros turicata isolate Travis chromosome 6, ASM3712646v1, whole genome shotgun sequence:
- the LOC135398446 gene encoding zinc finger MYM-type protein 1-like has protein sequence MKQSRQALLAVLSSGRFLARQGLSLRGHDEDEGNLRQLLMLREADVAGLGAWLNKRADILLPQVQEGLEVEEVFIGFYVTADTRASTLFSILKDVLCRLNLQIENCRGQCYDGAANVSGKSGGLQALVQDIEPRAMYVHCLAHTLNLVLQDLCKQIDVCRDFVSLFADLVNFLKTSPKRLSWFEQFQKEGTPALRQFCKTRWTLKASSLRSVSSNYSELVQFLFALSSDEKNDTGAKASGYAKALGKFDSYFMLRLMILVFERLESANSALQKKSLQFGHAEQIVKAVKECVAELRDKFPGFWSTVKATAEELKTGSPSLPIRQRQAPRRYDEGSQAHEFRSSEAYYRQRFYMVIDTVHASLCTRFPAGMWDHVTKVEKFLMGETDSAYLCEFYK, from the exons ATGAAGCAAAGTCGTCAAGCTCTGTTGGCAGTTCTGTCGTCTGGTCGCTTTCTGGCACGTCAAGGGCTCTCACTTCGCGGTCACGATGAGGACGAAGGTAACTTGAGGCAGCTTCTTATGTTGCGGGAAGCGGATGTGGCAGGTCTCGGTGCATGGCTCAACAAAA GAGCAGATATCCTTTTGCCTCAGGTTCAAGAGGGTCTTGAAGTGGAAGAAGTCTTTATTGGATTTTACGTGACGGCCGATACGAGAGCAAGCACCCTCTTCTCAATTCTGAAAGACGTGTTGTGTCGACTGAATCTTCAAATTGAGAACTGCCGCGGACAATGCTACGACGGGGCTGCAAATGTGTCCGGCAAAAGCGGTGGACTTCAAGCCCTAGTTCAGGATATCGAACCAAGAGCGATGTATGTACACTGCCTTGCGCACACTCTCAACCTAGTGTTGCAAGACTTGTGTAAGCAAATTGATGTGTGTCGAGACTTTGTCAGCTTGTTCGCCGACTTGGTAAATTTTTTGAAAACATCTCCAAAGCGCCTCAGCTGGTTCGAACAGTTCCAGAAGGAGGGGACACCGGCCCTCAGACAATTCTGTAAAACCCGGTGGACGCTAAAGGCATCCTCACTGCGGTCAGTGTCAAGTAACTACTCTGAGTTGGTGCAGTTCCTTTTCGCTCTGTCATCGGATGAAAAGAATGACACAGGAGCAAAAGCCAGTGGCTATGCAAAAGCGCTCGGAAAATTTGATTCATATTTCATGCTCAGGCTGATGATCCTGGTGTTTGAGAGATTGGAGAGCGCAAATTCTGCTCTGCAGAAGAAGAGCTTGCAGTTTGGGCATGCAGAGCAAATAGTGAAGGCCGTTAAAGAATGTGTAGCTGAACTCCGCGACAAATTCCCTGGCTTTTGGAGCACGGTGAAAGCCACGGCTGAGGAGCTCAAAACTGGGAGCCCCAGCCTTCCGATAAGGCAGCGACAAGCACCACGTCGTTACGACGAAGGATCTCAAGCACACGAGTTTAGATCCTCGGAAGCCTATTATCGACAGAGGTTCTACATGGTAATTGACACGGTTCATGCGTCTCTGTGCACTCGGTTTCCTGCCGGAATGTGGGACCACGTGACGAAAGTCGAAAAGTTCTTGATGGGAGAAACTGACAGCGCTTATCTGTGCGAATTCTATAAATGA